A region from the Corallococcus caeni genome encodes:
- the tssC gene encoding type VI secretion system contractile sheath large subunit codes for MAETTYLKRLFSSVRLDPPQESAPMITTNFAPAADEQQVTLESRFLSSVAALLQNVAPVEGPDNTARFDKGQVLDVISRIDRMIDAQMNEILHNETFQKLESTWRGLDDLVSHTNFKANIAIDILDVAKDELAEDFENNSSNIFAGALFDKVYIQEYDQYGGRPFGAIVGLYDFSSTPADLTWLQRMAKVSNAAHAPFISAVNHKFFGCETIEEMEAIKNLEGVLAHPRFGRWNAFRDTEEAAYVGLTFPRYVLRLPWHPDKNPCDVLNFTETARGDSDKYLWGNSAILLARNMVKAFEISGWCQSIRGPKGGGLITGLPVDTFSLRGQEEIKAPVEIAIPDYREYEFARSGFIPLVYRKGSSDATFFSTQSAKVAKTFKDPKDSENSQLVTNLAYTFSITRLAHYVKCIMRDNIGNTADAPYIQRQLDSWLSNYVTTVANPDDLTVRRFPFKASSVTVFPRPGEIGWYDCKLAVLPHIQFEGLNVELMLESRLG; via the coding sequence ATGGCTGAGACCACCTACCTGAAGCGCCTGTTCAGCAGCGTCCGGCTCGATCCGCCCCAGGAATCGGCGCCGATGATCACCACCAACTTCGCGCCCGCCGCCGACGAGCAGCAGGTCACCCTGGAGAGCCGCTTCCTCTCCAGCGTCGCCGCGCTGCTGCAGAACGTGGCCCCCGTGGAGGGCCCGGACAACACCGCCCGCTTCGACAAGGGCCAGGTGCTGGACGTCATCAGCCGCATCGATCGCATGATCGACGCGCAGATGAACGAGATCCTCCACAACGAGACCTTCCAGAAGCTGGAGTCCACGTGGCGCGGCCTGGACGACCTGGTCAGCCACACCAACTTCAAGGCCAACATCGCCATCGACATCCTGGACGTCGCCAAGGATGAGCTGGCGGAGGACTTCGAGAACAACTCCAGCAACATCTTCGCCGGAGCGCTGTTCGACAAGGTCTACATCCAGGAGTACGACCAGTACGGCGGCCGTCCTTTCGGCGCCATCGTCGGCCTGTACGACTTCTCCTCCACGCCCGCGGACCTCACCTGGCTGCAGCGCATGGCCAAGGTGTCCAACGCCGCGCACGCGCCGTTCATCTCCGCCGTGAACCACAAGTTCTTCGGCTGCGAGACCATCGAGGAGATGGAGGCCATCAAGAACCTGGAGGGCGTGCTGGCCCACCCGCGGTTCGGCCGCTGGAACGCGTTCCGCGACACGGAGGAGGCCGCGTACGTGGGCCTGACCTTCCCGCGCTACGTGCTGCGCCTGCCCTGGCACCCGGACAAGAACCCCTGCGACGTCCTCAACTTCACCGAGACGGCGCGCGGCGACTCCGACAAGTACCTGTGGGGCAACTCCGCCATCCTGCTCGCGCGCAACATGGTGAAGGCGTTCGAGATCTCCGGCTGGTGCCAGTCCATCCGCGGCCCCAAGGGCGGCGGCCTCATCACCGGCCTGCCCGTGGACACCTTCTCCCTGCGCGGCCAGGAGGAGATCAAGGCCCCGGTGGAGATCGCCATCCCGGACTACCGCGAGTACGAGTTCGCGCGCAGCGGCTTCATCCCGCTCGTGTACCGCAAGGGTTCCAGCGACGCGACGTTCTTCAGCACCCAGTCCGCCAAGGTCGCCAAGACGTTCAAGGACCCCAAGGACTCGGAGAACTCGCAGCTCGTCACCAACCTGGCCTACACGTTCTCCATCACGCGGCTGGCGCACTACGTGAAGTGCATCATGCGCGACAACATCGGCAACACGGCGGACGCGCCCTACATCCAGCGCCAGCTGGACTCGTGGCTGTCCAACTACGTGACGACCGTGGCCAACCCGGACGACCTCACCGTGCGCCGCTTCCCGTTCAAGGCCAGCAGCGTGACCGTCTTCCCGCGCCCCGGTGAGATCGGCTGGTACGACTGCAAGCTGGCCGTGCTCCCGCACATCCAGTTCGAAGGCCTCAACGTGGAGCTGATGCTCGAGTCGCGGCTCGGTTAG
- a CDS encoding cyclic nucleotide-binding domain-containing protein — protein MEPRALKDKATEAFSKGRFAKAAELYEDYCQADPKDHQSRLRMGDAWAKAGQRDRAVSAYQSAAEGFAKEGFLPRAIAASKLILELDPAHQGVQQMLADLYARRGTPATSRVKPKEAASQNPPAGLITQREAPPTPAPAAPPAPLEAEGVPVDLSDSLPPELALTHAPASAPRPVADDTEVVISVEVQVEPTQEEPAWDLTPEASDPPEAVAVAAEAPAPVPAKDSTPSAASNALPAPTPPPPPSASQAEAAPPGPSVRVAPPRPPPSPSSMPELPQTRTPSGRWQALAPPITGPDAAPAPTEPKAPVQAAPPGMRPRRADAPSRPTVTPAAGASVVPTAAGAPEPWRAALRVSSFTELEIEADSLLHAVELAAQRGLSEHATEEEPVYELTEEAGPASGNLDALPAIPLFSDLPRDAFIQLFERCPLRRFGPGERILAQGTHGDAFYVICEGSVRVFREEDGRRQDLATLEGGAFFGEMALLSGAPRAASVESLSDDTQVLEISASVLAALSRSHPPVAKAIKKFCRERLLANVMNSSALFRPFNRKDRRGLVERFRARDVERGDVIIREGDATDGLYVVLSGEVEVHKNGQPLSRLKEGDLFGEISLLQKTPATATVEASRHTTLLRLPREDFDSLISSHPQVLMLVSDLSDERLRRTQHVLGTGADAALDTDEDDLILV, from the coding sequence ATGGAGCCGCGCGCGCTCAAGGACAAGGCGACGGAGGCCTTCAGCAAGGGGCGCTTCGCCAAGGCCGCGGAGCTGTACGAGGACTACTGCCAGGCGGATCCGAAGGACCACCAGAGCCGGCTGCGCATGGGGGACGCGTGGGCCAAGGCCGGACAGCGTGACCGCGCCGTCTCCGCGTACCAGTCCGCGGCGGAGGGCTTCGCGAAGGAGGGCTTCCTGCCGCGAGCCATCGCCGCGAGCAAGCTGATCCTCGAGCTGGATCCAGCCCACCAGGGCGTGCAGCAGATGCTCGCGGATCTGTACGCGCGAAGGGGCACGCCGGCCACGTCCAGGGTGAAGCCGAAGGAGGCCGCGTCCCAGAACCCCCCCGCGGGCCTCATCACGCAGCGCGAAGCCCCGCCCACTCCGGCCCCCGCCGCGCCCCCCGCCCCCCTGGAGGCGGAGGGAGTGCCGGTGGACCTGTCGGATTCGCTCCCGCCAGAGCTGGCCCTGACCCACGCGCCCGCGAGCGCCCCCAGGCCCGTGGCGGACGACACCGAAGTGGTCATCTCCGTCGAGGTGCAGGTCGAGCCCACGCAAGAAGAACCCGCCTGGGACCTGACGCCCGAAGCGTCTGATCCGCCAGAAGCCGTCGCTGTGGCGGCGGAGGCTCCGGCGCCAGTCCCCGCCAAGGACTCCACGCCTTCCGCCGCGAGCAACGCGCTCCCGGCACCCACGCCTCCTCCTCCACCTTCCGCCTCGCAGGCCGAAGCCGCTCCGCCGGGCCCGTCCGTCCGCGTAGCGCCGCCTCGCCCCCCGCCGTCCCCATCCTCCATGCCCGAGCTTCCCCAGACCCGGACCCCCAGCGGACGCTGGCAGGCCCTCGCGCCGCCCATCACGGGTCCCGACGCCGCCCCGGCCCCCACCGAGCCGAAGGCCCCCGTCCAGGCCGCGCCCCCGGGCATGCGCCCGCGCCGAGCCGACGCGCCCTCCCGGCCCACGGTCACGCCCGCCGCCGGAGCCTCCGTGGTGCCCACCGCCGCTGGAGCGCCGGAGCCCTGGCGCGCGGCCCTGCGCGTCTCCAGCTTCACGGAGCTGGAGATCGAAGCGGACTCACTGCTGCACGCGGTGGAGCTCGCGGCCCAGCGGGGGCTGTCCGAACACGCGACGGAAGAGGAGCCCGTCTACGAGCTGACCGAGGAGGCCGGGCCCGCCTCCGGCAACCTGGACGCGCTGCCGGCCATCCCGCTCTTCTCCGACCTGCCGCGCGACGCGTTCATCCAGCTCTTTGAACGCTGCCCGCTGCGCCGCTTCGGCCCCGGTGAGCGCATCCTCGCGCAGGGCACGCACGGCGACGCCTTCTACGTCATCTGCGAGGGCAGCGTGCGCGTCTTCCGCGAGGAGGACGGCCGCCGTCAGGACCTGGCCACGCTGGAGGGCGGAGCCTTCTTCGGCGAGATGGCGCTCTTGTCCGGGGCCCCGCGCGCCGCCTCCGTGGAGTCCCTCTCCGACGACACGCAGGTGCTCGAAATCTCCGCCTCCGTGCTCGCCGCGCTGTCGCGCAGCCACCCGCCCGTGGCGAAGGCCATCAAGAAGTTCTGCCGTGAGCGCCTGCTCGCGAACGTGATGAACAGCTCCGCGCTGTTCCGCCCGTTCAATCGCAAGGACCGGCGCGGACTCGTGGAGCGCTTCCGGGCCCGCGACGTGGAGCGCGGCGACGTCATCATCCGCGAAGGCGACGCCACCGACGGCCTCTACGTCGTCCTCTCCGGCGAGGTGGAGGTCCACAAGAACGGGCAGCCGCTGTCGCGCCTGAAGGAAGGGGACCTCTTCGGGGAGATCTCCCTCCTGCAGAAGACCCCGGCCACCGCCACCGTGGAGGCCTCCCGCCACACCACGCTGCTGCGCCTGCCGCGCGAGGACTTCGACTCGCTCATCTCCAGCCATCCGCAGGTGCTGATGCTCGTCTCGGACCTGAGCGACGAACGCCTGCGCCGCACGCAGCACGTGCTGGGCACCGGAGCGGACGCCGCTCTGGACACCGATGAGGACGACCTCATCCTCGTCTGA
- a CDS encoding long-chain fatty acid--CoA ligase, with protein MPFDVKDILRQLEAGFAPESGAPKWWQESWEDPDGFAAALAEAHAGRGVPPPKSRPGQQYDFFHDLIVRHVALERPAFRTHARIQGWQAVGYRTLHDLASRRASEWADQGVEPGAKVCLVHGVGQELLVSLLATLKLGGCFTLLPPMGPRAMATRLDALTPDFIAAEPHQLPLLKGHEQLLLKSQGRGAPGFTSHTYKPTDVVGLLFSPLVDPPHTPVPLTAENAWRGAIGDGMLTFGLAPGDLFAAPDFPVLQHLPALLFATLLRGATYLHLEMADLALNPAPLLEQPLRALGVTPKLRDLLLRHRASLRNVQHWFRNPEEPYDAQAWRTWVKQCGLQAVPSSNILIDASAGGAVLVSSRGVTEPTTDVHTDVFPVPGRAWTLKDPNESGQGAPTDVGVFTLLPDKDRPPGHVLLARIRQRYHYGGTQGFRHDGRTYSAKEVTAALEDVPFLAGTSVVPVSTGGLASHARFILLAFTGATPAPPSGEQELNRRIEMLLGGDFLPDRIEFFPLFPHRVKGAVDDAWCASQFFTGALHRKAKDPMFQALTALRGRLLESAAASGEDVPSPAR; from the coding sequence ATGCCTTTCGACGTGAAGGACATCCTCCGGCAGTTGGAAGCCGGCTTCGCCCCGGAGTCCGGGGCCCCGAAGTGGTGGCAGGAGAGCTGGGAGGATCCGGACGGGTTCGCCGCCGCGCTCGCGGAGGCCCACGCGGGCCGGGGCGTCCCGCCGCCCAAGAGCCGCCCGGGCCAGCAGTACGACTTCTTCCACGACCTCATCGTGCGCCACGTCGCGCTGGAGCGCCCCGCGTTCCGCACGCACGCGCGCATCCAGGGCTGGCAGGCCGTGGGCTACCGCACGCTGCACGACCTGGCCTCGCGCCGCGCCAGCGAGTGGGCGGATCAGGGCGTCGAGCCGGGCGCGAAGGTGTGTCTGGTGCACGGCGTGGGGCAGGAGCTGCTCGTGTCGCTCCTGGCCACGCTGAAGCTGGGAGGCTGCTTCACGCTGCTGCCGCCCATGGGCCCGCGCGCCATGGCCACGCGGCTGGACGCCCTGACGCCGGACTTCATCGCCGCCGAACCCCACCAGCTCCCGCTCCTCAAGGGCCACGAACAGCTCCTGCTCAAGAGCCAGGGGAGGGGAGCACCGGGCTTCACGTCCCACACGTACAAGCCCACGGACGTGGTGGGGCTGCTCTTCTCGCCGCTGGTGGATCCGCCGCACACGCCCGTGCCCCTCACCGCGGAGAACGCGTGGAGGGGCGCCATCGGCGACGGGATGCTCACCTTCGGCCTTGCGCCGGGGGACCTCTTCGCGGCGCCGGACTTCCCGGTGCTCCAGCACCTGCCGGCGCTCCTCTTCGCCACGCTGCTGCGCGGCGCCACCTACCTGCACCTGGAGATGGCGGACCTGGCGCTCAACCCGGCCCCGCTCCTGGAGCAGCCGCTGCGCGCCCTGGGCGTCACACCGAAGCTGCGCGACCTGCTCCTGCGTCACCGGGCTTCCCTGCGCAACGTGCAGCACTGGTTCCGCAACCCGGAGGAGCCCTACGACGCCCAGGCCTGGCGCACGTGGGTGAAGCAGTGCGGCCTCCAGGCCGTGCCGTCCTCCAACATCCTCATCGACGCTTCAGCCGGCGGCGCGGTGCTGGTGTCGTCGCGCGGCGTGACGGAGCCGACCACGGACGTGCACACGGACGTCTTCCCCGTCCCGGGCCGCGCGTGGACGCTGAAGGATCCGAACGAGAGCGGGCAGGGGGCTCCCACGGACGTGGGCGTCTTCACGCTCCTGCCGGACAAGGACCGCCCGCCGGGCCACGTCCTGCTCGCGCGGATCCGCCAGCGCTACCACTACGGGGGCACGCAGGGCTTCCGGCACGACGGGCGCACCTATTCCGCGAAGGAGGTCACCGCCGCGCTGGAGGACGTGCCGTTCCTCGCCGGCACCAGCGTGGTGCCGGTGTCCACCGGCGGCCTCGCCAGCCATGCCCGCTTCATCCTCCTGGCCTTCACCGGGGCCACGCCTGCTCCTCCGTCCGGCGAGCAGGAGCTCAACCGACGCATCGAGATGCTCCTGGGCGGGGATTTCCTGCCCGACCGCATCGAGTTCTTTCCGCTCTTTCCCCACCGGGTGAAGGGCGCGGTCGACGACGCGTGGTGCGCTTCGCAGTTCTTCACCGGCGCGCTGCACCGCAAGGCGAAGGACCCGATGTTCCAGGCCCTCACCGCCCTCAGGGGACGACTGCTGGAAAGCGCGGCCGCTTCGGGCGAGGATGTCCCGTCGCCAGCGCGGTGA
- a CDS encoding DUF4280 domain-containing protein — protein sequence MGVQVVMGAMLQCSFGVAPSSLMVLPANRVMATTPAANIMDNKPLLNILPFGMCNSLANPMVAAATAAALGVLTPMPCIPATAAPWVPGCPKVLIGNMPALESNSKCMCSYGGVIQVVSPGQMVAIDG from the coding sequence ATGGGTGTCCAGGTCGTGATGGGAGCAATGCTCCAGTGCAGCTTCGGGGTGGCGCCCTCGTCGCTGATGGTCCTCCCCGCCAACCGGGTGATGGCCACGACGCCCGCGGCGAACATCATGGACAACAAGCCGCTCTTGAACATCCTGCCCTTCGGCATGTGCAACTCGCTGGCGAACCCCATGGTGGCGGCGGCCACCGCGGCGGCCCTCGGCGTCCTGACCCCCATGCCCTGCATCCCCGCCACCGCGGCCCCCTGGGTGCCCGGGTGCCCCAAGGTGCTCATCGGCAACATGCCGGCGCTGGAGAGCAACTCCAAGTGCATGTGCAGCTACGGCGGCGTCATCCAGGTCGTCTCCCCCGGACAGATGGTGGCCATCGATGGGTAG
- a CDS encoding type VI secretion system protein IglI family protein, translated as MGSPALVVEPVDFTLLDAEFTSAPVPLDESEGPDPRLEAITGLVAKSEYADAARAAAVLLREGVRDVRLVGPYLFGHFFADGMKALPVLFRSLKRTLTENWDFFGPMEKKLVFADTGLRWLLKMMGKHLEHHTRLKDAQWQAWCAPGSREPMEEALALGDPLIAALAILQKPACMDAMRTLLGALRSHAQGVPFLPPPEEPKPAALAAAAAPEEEDDDEEEEDDDGEEEEEARPARAKKAARARAQDAAQDAGPSVPMSPALAQLVRKLSAFEALVEREDYTKASVIAVDVLATVERFDPRVYLPQLFSGFFNGLAQHAEAIEPMLHNTETLSFRAMDQLYRVDLDAFLVAQQRQGQGRGGGSEYDE; from the coding sequence ATGGGTAGCCCGGCGCTGGTGGTGGAACCCGTAGACTTCACGCTGCTCGACGCGGAGTTCACCAGCGCCCCCGTGCCGCTGGACGAATCGGAAGGGCCGGATCCGCGCCTGGAGGCCATCACCGGCCTGGTCGCCAAGAGCGAGTACGCGGACGCCGCGCGCGCCGCCGCGGTGCTCCTGCGCGAGGGCGTGCGCGACGTGCGCCTCGTGGGGCCGTACCTCTTCGGCCACTTCTTCGCGGACGGCATGAAGGCGCTGCCCGTCCTGTTCCGCTCCCTCAAGCGGACGCTGACGGAGAACTGGGACTTCTTCGGCCCGATGGAGAAGAAGCTCGTCTTCGCGGACACCGGCCTGCGCTGGCTGCTCAAGATGATGGGCAAGCACCTGGAGCACCACACGCGCCTCAAGGACGCGCAGTGGCAGGCCTGGTGCGCGCCCGGCAGCCGCGAGCCCATGGAAGAGGCCCTGGCCCTGGGCGATCCCCTCATCGCCGCGCTCGCCATCCTCCAGAAGCCCGCGTGCATGGACGCCATGCGCACGCTGCTCGGCGCGCTGCGCTCCCACGCCCAGGGCGTGCCCTTCCTGCCCCCGCCGGAGGAGCCCAAGCCGGCCGCGCTCGCCGCCGCCGCCGCTCCGGAGGAAGAGGACGACGACGAGGAGGAAGAGGACGACGACGGGGAGGAGGAAGAGGAGGCCCGCCCCGCGCGCGCGAAGAAGGCCGCCCGCGCCAGGGCCCAGGACGCCGCCCAGGACGCCGGCCCCAGCGTGCCCATGTCGCCCGCGCTCGCGCAGCTGGTGCGCAAGCTGTCTGCGTTTGAAGCGCTGGTGGAGCGCGAGGACTACACCAAGGCGAGCGTCATCGCCGTGGACGTGCTCGCCACCGTGGAGCGGTTCGACCCGCGCGTGTACCTGCCGCAGCTCTTCTCCGGCTTCTTCAACGGCCTCGCGCAGCACGCGGAGGCCATCGAGCCCATGCTGCACAACACGGAGACGCTGTCCTTCCGCGCCATGGATCAGCTCTACCGCGTGGACCTGGACGCGTTCCTCGTCGCCCAGCAGCGCCAGGGCCAGGGCCGCGGCGGCGGCTCCGAGTACGACGAATAG
- the tssB gene encoding type VI secretion system contractile sheath small subunit yields MAIQDQLPKSRITLTYRTTINGEQETVNLPLRLLVMGDYSLGTSEDRKTDLETRKLRSVDGRNLDELMKDMKMSANFQVANRINPDVESELNVTLPIDRMKSFHPDEIVKHVPKLKALLLLKTLLVEMQSNIDNRKDLRRELYELFSKPDALKELLNELKGYETMRLPSGETAKTDAPAAGAAAAKPATGAAAATAAVAATVAAGAKPPAAS; encoded by the coding sequence GTGGCCATTCAGGACCAGTTGCCCAAATCCCGCATCACCCTCACGTACCGCACCACCATCAACGGCGAGCAGGAGACGGTGAACCTGCCGCTGCGCCTGCTGGTGATGGGCGACTACTCGCTGGGCACCTCCGAGGACCGCAAGACGGACCTGGAGACGCGCAAGCTGCGCTCCGTGGATGGCCGCAACCTGGACGAGTTGATGAAGGACATGAAGATGTCCGCCAACTTCCAGGTCGCCAACCGCATCAACCCGGACGTGGAGTCGGAGCTGAACGTCACGCTCCCCATCGACCGGATGAAGTCCTTCCACCCGGATGAGATCGTCAAGCACGTGCCGAAGCTCAAGGCGCTGCTGCTCCTGAAGACGCTCCTCGTGGAGATGCAGTCGAACATCGACAACCGCAAGGACCTGCGCCGCGAGCTCTACGAGCTGTTCTCCAAGCCGGACGCGCTCAAGGAGCTGCTCAACGAGCTGAAGGGCTACGAGACCATGCGTCTGCCCTCCGGTGAGACCGCGAAGACGGACGCGCCCGCCGCTGGCGCCGCCGCCGCCAAGCCCGCCACGGGTGCCGCCGCCGCCACGGCCGCGGTCGCCGCCACCGTCGCCGCCGGGGCCAAGCCGCCCGCCGCGTCCTGA
- a CDS encoding HEAT repeat domain-containing protein, which produces MRIRVRPLFLALTLLVGCNGNRDQLLAEIQDPRPETRAAAVKKLAAQNNPDDLVLFTRAAKDLSAFVRGEAAGALGESQDPRVVDLLGELLEDPDEAVQGQAALALAKVKNDKAKAYLTLQYGRRGRATRQVIVQALKSANVPGAMATVVAAESKGLWDRNLLALTEGALPERVGAAEELGKSGRAEAVNRLLPMVRDSQVILAAAAVRGLGDAGDTRAVAPIALLLDESFPELRESAIGALMKLQDPTAATKLQAVAVEKSAVSPLATEAILTFPRTPTTDAALCAIALDGARDEALDAGRAMRSRGGCPAEPIAERLSRPASAASGLQAVTGLGPSAQALLPKVTPWLNQPDVTLRTLAVEAVTHVRDPSVVPVIQKLYEQEVAGLTALRADWITQALPQKYSADLDPSAPRPEAGRMKDDNRSSKHAQLFERLQALNAARAREAGRVVVQPRVPSELSDDVEPAKLQPLATLLTALGTLKAPGALEVLKGYTEDASPLLRAAALVGLTSVGPEGIEVASAALLEPDRELQKTLALALAEQGEAGQLALVASLPKMGSEKLVVLDALKRVGAPPASASAALQGVVKEGGAEAALAAQLLGRMGAKDAVPTLLKALDDSNSVARRDVLLALGAIGDVKSAEVVGRDLYHDLPEIRAAAATALRKMNTGPEAEPLDALKGDYFREVRVAAGASPTKEGTASGGAQ; this is translated from the coding sequence ATGCGAATCCGCGTGCGACCCCTCTTCCTCGCCCTGACCCTGCTCGTCGGGTGCAATGGCAACCGGGATCAGCTCCTCGCGGAGATCCAGGACCCCCGTCCTGAAACCCGCGCCGCCGCCGTGAAGAAGCTGGCCGCGCAGAACAACCCGGACGACCTGGTCCTCTTCACCCGCGCCGCCAAGGACCTCTCCGCCTTCGTCCGGGGCGAGGCCGCGGGCGCGCTCGGGGAGAGCCAGGATCCGCGCGTCGTGGATCTGCTCGGAGAGCTCCTGGAGGATCCGGACGAGGCCGTGCAGGGGCAGGCCGCCCTGGCGCTCGCCAAGGTGAAGAACGACAAGGCCAAGGCGTACCTCACGCTCCAGTACGGACGGCGAGGCCGCGCCACGCGCCAGGTCATCGTCCAGGCCCTCAAGAGCGCGAACGTCCCCGGCGCCATGGCCACCGTCGTCGCCGCGGAATCCAAGGGCCTCTGGGACCGCAACCTCCTGGCCCTCACCGAGGGCGCGCTCCCCGAACGCGTGGGCGCCGCCGAGGAGCTGGGCAAGAGCGGCCGCGCGGAGGCCGTGAACCGGCTGCTGCCCATGGTGCGCGACAGCCAGGTCATCCTCGCCGCCGCCGCCGTGCGCGGGCTGGGGGACGCGGGCGACACCCGCGCGGTGGCCCCCATCGCGCTGCTCCTCGACGAGAGCTTCCCGGAGCTGCGCGAGTCCGCCATCGGCGCGCTGATGAAGCTGCAGGACCCGACGGCCGCGACGAAGCTCCAGGCGGTGGCGGTGGAGAAGAGCGCGGTGAGCCCCCTGGCCACCGAAGCCATCCTGACCTTCCCGCGCACGCCCACGACGGACGCCGCGCTGTGCGCCATCGCGCTCGACGGCGCCCGGGACGAGGCCCTGGACGCCGGCCGCGCCATGCGCTCGCGAGGCGGCTGCCCGGCGGAGCCCATCGCCGAGCGGCTCTCGCGCCCGGCCTCCGCGGCGTCGGGGCTCCAGGCGGTGACGGGCCTGGGCCCCTCGGCGCAGGCGCTGCTGCCCAAGGTGACGCCGTGGCTCAACCAGCCGGACGTGACGCTGCGCACGCTCGCGGTCGAGGCGGTGACCCACGTGCGCGACCCCTCCGTGGTGCCCGTCATCCAGAAGCTCTACGAGCAGGAGGTCGCCGGGCTCACGGCGCTGCGCGCGGACTGGATCACGCAGGCGCTGCCACAGAAATACAGCGCGGATCTGGATCCGTCGGCCCCCCGTCCGGAGGCGGGGCGGATGAAGGACGACAACCGCTCCAGCAAGCACGCGCAGCTCTTCGAGCGGCTCCAGGCGCTGAACGCGGCCCGCGCCCGGGAGGCCGGGCGCGTGGTGGTCCAGCCGCGAGTCCCCTCGGAGCTGAGCGACGACGTGGAGCCCGCGAAGCTGCAGCCGCTGGCCACGCTGCTGACCGCGCTGGGCACGCTCAAGGCGCCCGGGGCGCTGGAGGTGCTCAAGGGCTACACGGAGGACGCGAGCCCGCTGCTGCGCGCGGCGGCGCTGGTGGGGCTCACGTCCGTGGGGCCCGAAGGCATCGAGGTGGCCAGCGCGGCCCTGCTGGAGCCCGACCGCGAGCTGCAGAAGACGCTGGCGCTGGCGCTGGCGGAGCAGGGTGAAGCCGGACAGCTGGCGCTGGTGGCGTCGCTGCCGAAGATGGGCAGCGAGAAGCTGGTGGTGCTGGACGCGCTGAAGCGCGTGGGAGCGCCGCCCGCGTCCGCGTCGGCGGCGTTGCAGGGCGTGGTGAAGGAGGGCGGGGCGGAGGCGGCGCTCGCGGCGCAGCTGTTGGGGCGGATGGGCGCGAAGGACGCGGTGCCCACGCTGCTCAAGGCGCTGGACGACTCCAACAGCGTGGCCCGGCGCGACGTGCTGCTGGCGCTGGGCGCCATTGGCGACGTGAAGTCCGCGGAGGTGGTGGGGCGGGACCTGTACCACGACCTGCCGGAGATCCGCGCCGCGGCGGCCACGGCGCTGCGCAAGATGAACACGGGGCCGGAGGCCGAGCCGCTGGACGCGCTGAAGGGCGACTACTTCCGGGAGGTCCGCGTCGCGGCGGGAGCCTCGCCGACGAAGGAAGGCACGGCGTCCGGCGGGGCGCAGTGA
- the tssK gene encoding type VI secretion system baseplate subunit TssK: MQRYKLARVRWHVGQTLLPEHFVAQEDALDAEIRLHSTLSGLPSYGVANMAWNESLLQSGSLSISALTVVTKSGDLLDVPGNAVIAPMSLEAVGKTEFIVYLHVMKETVSAEGIRLYADDPPVLQRVLHKLQLSTEPVLDGTVASLGLAAVSQDEDGAWHTSTDWVPALLLVGPNPFLEKLLTTLDDLLDQVRQQLLTNISDTYLRTDRLTNARRALFEVQRLIALRRDMFRQVYVHPYHLFDALRRLYFEACCYLEMLPDDQMPVYQHEGLNESLGGWIRLLQRSFQPEATRSTHKAFQAKEGQFQLTPLPPEIRSASEAYLLVQRTQPGERTPLDGVKLASPSRLPLVRRQALKGVPFKHVPYPSFPHALGPEIDWYLLSNGEEWQHALREDGLAFYVTPALRGAQTSLFWRRS; encoded by the coding sequence ATGCAGCGGTACAAGCTCGCACGGGTCCGCTGGCACGTAGGCCAGACGCTTCTTCCGGAGCATTTCGTCGCGCAGGAGGACGCGCTGGACGCGGAGATCCGCCTCCACTCCACGCTGTCCGGCCTGCCGTCCTACGGCGTCGCGAACATGGCCTGGAACGAGTCGCTCCTGCAGAGCGGCAGCCTGTCCATCTCCGCGCTCACCGTCGTCACCAAGTCCGGGGACCTGCTGGACGTCCCGGGCAACGCCGTCATCGCGCCCATGTCGCTGGAGGCCGTGGGCAAGACGGAGTTCATCGTCTACCTGCACGTGATGAAGGAGACCGTCAGCGCGGAGGGCATCCGCCTGTACGCGGATGATCCGCCGGTGCTCCAGCGCGTGCTGCACAAGCTGCAACTCTCCACGGAGCCGGTGCTGGACGGCACCGTCGCGTCGCTGGGGCTGGCCGCCGTGTCCCAGGACGAGGACGGCGCCTGGCACACGTCCACGGACTGGGTGCCCGCGCTGCTGCTCGTGGGGCCCAACCCCTTCCTGGAGAAGCTGCTCACCACGCTGGACGACCTGCTGGATCAGGTGCGCCAGCAGCTGCTCACGAACATCTCCGACACGTACCTGCGCACGGACCGGCTCACCAACGCGCGCCGGGCCCTCTTCGAGGTGCAGCGCCTCATCGCGCTGCGCCGGGACATGTTCCGGCAGGTGTACGTGCACCCGTACCACCTGTTCGACGCCTTGCGCCGGCTGTACTTCGAGGCGTGCTGCTACCTGGAGATGCTCCCGGACGACCAGATGCCGGTCTACCAGCACGAGGGGCTGAACGAGTCCCTGGGCGGGTGGATCCGCCTGCTCCAGCGCAGCTTCCAGCCGGAGGCCACGCGCTCCACGCACAAGGCCTTCCAGGCGAAGGAGGGGCAGTTCCAGCTCACGCCGCTGCCGCCGGAGATCCGCTCCGCCAGCGAGGCGTACCTGCTGGTGCAGCGCACCCAGCCCGGGGAGCGCACGCCGCTGGACGGCGTGAAGCTGGCCAGCCCCTCGCGGCTGCCGCTGGTGCGCCGGCAGGCCCTGAAGGGTGTGCCCTTCAAGCACGTGCCGTATCCGTCGTTCCCGCACGCGCTGGGGCCGGAGATTGACTGGTACCTGCTGAGCAACGGCGAGGAGTGGCAGCACGCGCTGCGCGAGGACGGCCTGGCCTTCTACGTGACGCCCGCGCTCCGGGGCGCCCAGACGTCGCTGTTCTGGCGGAGGAGCTAG